The following is a genomic window from Chloracidobacterium sp..
CGCAAAGCTTGGCGCATACCTAAAAGAACGTTCGATCAACCTGATCGTCCTTGTCGCTCGAGGCAGTTCCGACAATGCCGCGCAATTCGGCCGCTACCTTCTTGAGGTAACTACCGGAATACCGGTTTCGCTTGCGGCACCGTCGGTCATAACACTCTACGACGGCAAGCTCGACCTAAAGAACGCCCTCGTGATCGGCGTTTCCCAGTCCGGCGAAGGCACCGATATAAACACCTTTCTCGTCGAGGCAAAAGAATCGGGCGCGTTCACGCTTGCGATCACGAATGAAGAGGCTTCGGCCATGGCAACGATCGCCGACGAGACTCTGCTGATCCATGCCGGCCGCGAACGCTCCGTCGCCGCGACAAAGACCTACAGCGGCCAAATGCTGCATTTCTACCTGCTTGCGTCCGCCTTGTCCGGCAAGGAACTTGGCGTTGACCGAATTCCTGAATTTGCAAGCTCTGCTTTCAGCCTTGAAAGCAGTGTGCGGTGGCTCGTTGACCGCTACACCTTTATGGAAAACTGCGTCGTCGTAGGACGCGGAATGAATTACGGCAATGCTTACGAACTTGCGTTAAAGCTCATGGAAACATGCTATGTTGTCGCTGAACGGTTCTCTACGGCGGACTTTTTTCACGGGCCGCTCGCGATCGTAGAGCGTCGTTTTCCGGTGATAATGTTCGCACCGTCGGGACGAACGCGTTCAAGCAGCCTCGATCTTTTGACGAATCTCGCATCGCTCCATGCTGATTGCCTATCGATCACGAACGATAAGGATATTGCCGAAGCGTCGCCGTCTTGTCTCAAATTGTCTGAGGATATTCCGGAATTGCTGACGCCGATCCCGTTCATTATTCCCGCCCAGATGTTCGCAGCATATCTGTCGGCAGCAAAGGGCCTCGATGCAGATGCACCGCGTTCGCTAAAGAAAGTAACTAAAACGCTTTAGATCATTCATGCTCTGAAGCCGCGTTCAGCAATGCTTCACGCATCGCACCTGCATTGCTCCACCTGTGTTCCACTTGCTTTGCAAGGGCGGTTTCGATTATGGCGGCGACCTTCGGCGGAATGTCCGGAACTCTTTGAGCCATCGGGATGATCGGCTTTTCAAAGATCGCCCTGACGGTTTCCGAGATTCCTGCCTTTGGGCTAATGTCGAGGGCATGTGCGGCGGTGATCAGGCTGTAAGCCGTCATTCCGACCGCGTAGATATCGGACGGCGGACGAACTTCCTTAAAATCGCGAACTTGCTCAGGCGGCATATAGGCGATAGTTCCGGCTACATCGCCAACCATCGTTACACCGCTCATTCCGGTCTGTTTGAAACTCTTCGAAAGTCCGAAGTCAGTCAGCTTTGCGACCGAGTTCGGGTATCGGCCCTCGATAAGGATATTCTGTTCTTTGATGTCGCGATGGACGAAGCCGAGTTCATGAGCAAACTGGAGAGCCGCAAGTGTTTGCTCTATGATCTGTACAGCCTCGCGCCAGTTCAGCCTTCCGCCGTGGTGCTTTGCCATCTGTGCCGCATCCATACCCGCAACGAACTCGCTTACCAGATAGACCATACCATTGTGCGTTCCGTGCTCGATGTAGCTGACAATATGCGGATGCCGAAGCGACGCAGCAACCTCGATCTCGCGCATAAACCGCTTCAGAGACTGCTCACTTACCGCGACCTCGGGCAGCAGCGTCTTGATCGCCACGGCGCGGCCGTCCTTCTCAGCTCGGGCAAGCATAACACTGCCCATTCCGCCTTTGCCCAGCAGGCGTATCATCTGGTAGTGCGGCACGGGCTGCGGATTATCTTTTAATCGTTCACGGCACGCCTCACAGACGTATGTAAGTTTGTCGTCAGCCGCGGACGCCTCAACACTTTCGGGCGCGCCGCAGTTAAGGCACTTTACCGCAACAAGCGAGGTTGCAGTTTTTAGAAATGGGTCTTCAACAGTGCCGCTTCCGATCTGATCGGCAATGACCTCGACCTCAAGAACGGTCTCGCCGCCTTGGATCCGGTCACCGCTCTTCAGATAGGCAGTATCAACTCTAAGGCCGTTGACAAAGGTGCCGTTGGTCGAACCAAGGTCGCGGATGAAAGCCTGCGGCGGTGCGATCTCGATAATGCAGTGATGGCGGGAAAAAAAGCGGTCCTCCGGCAGGCAGAACTGCGAATCCTCGCCTCTTCCGATCATAAATGTATCGTGCTGATCGAACGAGAAGGAACGCCCAGTTTGAGGCCCCGCAATCACATTTAGGCTAACGCGCATTTAGATCGAAAGACTCAACGGATACCGCCGAGGAAGATCGCGGCACCGTACAGAACAAAAATAAGGATCGCAACCGCGATAAACGCCCCGCCGGTGATAAGGCCGGCCATCGCTAATCCCTTGCCTGTATATCTTTGCGGATCGTTCTTGATCTGCGACAAAGCGATGATACCGGTAATGACCGCTGCGGGCGAAAGAAGTACACCTGACCAACAGCACCACCCAACGGTAACGCTGGCGATCCCAAGGCACAAAGAAACGACCGGAAGAGTCTGCGTGGGAGCCATTTGCATCGGATATTGCATCTGCTGGCCCTGCCACGGTGCCGGTGATATCGGACCCGGCGTCGGCTGCGAAGGCCAACCCGTCGGATTGGTAGAGCGAACATCGTTGATCATCAACGTCGGCGGTGAATCGTCGCGGAATGTTCCGGGCTCAACAGCCTGCACCAGAAGCAGTTCACCGTCGTCGAGACAAAAGTTAAGGTCTGCGTCGGTGTACGTTCGCCTGCATTTTGGACACTGCTTCATATAGCTCAACGACGGATCTGAAGGTCTTTGAACGCGATCTTGACGCCGTCACCCGAATACAACCCCACGACGCCGCCCTTGTAGCCATAAACATTCTTTATCGAATTGACCATCTCGCCATTGATGTACAGCTCGATCTTATCGGGACCGTCCCGTACTTCAAGTGTATTCTCATCCGCCCCCGACTTTATCGCATCAGACTTTGTCCACGAAACGACAGGCTTCTCGTCACCGGGAATATGATGCACAACTTCGTATTTCTGATTTTTTGTATTGATCAAGAAGGCATACCCCTGCTGGAGTGGTGTCGGGTTACTGTGAAACACCAGTCCATAGCCCAGGCGTGAATCAGCATTGTCCATATTTCTGAGGGTTACCCGCGTATCGGCATTCTCGGTCGTGTACTCAGCCGTCGCTGCCAAGACGTAATAGTATCCCTTCTGTTTGGAACCCATGATCAATTCGCCGTTCCTGAACTCGGTCGTGCCGAATTGCGAATTCGGCCTTACCCACTCCGAAAGATCTAGGTTCTCGACATCGTTACGCGTTGAAGTGTTCGTGGAATTGGCGGATGTATTCGAGTTCTTATTCCCGGGGAGAAGGCCGCCGCTGTTTGATTTTGAATTGGCGTTCTTGTTGGCTTCTTCCTGTTCCACCTGCGACCCGAGGTAGAACAGGCCGACGATACCGCCGCCGCCGCACATGACAACCAATGCTCCAAGGATCAAAAGAACCCAAAGCCATGTTTTTGACGACTTTTTCGGCTGCATCGAGTACGAAGGCTGCGGCGGAGCAGTATTCCAAGCGGCCTGAGATGCGACCGGCATCTGCGGCTGATTAGTGATCCTGGGCTGATTCAGCAGCACAGTTTCGGGCATTTGCTCGCCGGCGGCTTGCGTCAGGACAGAACCATCGTCAAGACAAAAGTTAAGATTGGGGTCAGTGTAGGTCTTCTGGCATTTCGGACAAACTTTCATTTGATCTCCTCAGCAGTATCATCAAATATATGACACGAACGGCGTTATTATACGCACAAATCTTGATAAACGCGACTTTACAGTGGAAGTTTCGGAAATCGATCAGAGTGTTTGTCCGCAACGGCCGCAAAACTTTATTTGTGCCGGATAAATGCCTCCGCAACGTGGACACAGGCGTTCTGCCTGCGGTGGAAGCGATCGGGAAGTGCCGAAATTCGGAGTGCTTGCCGACATAAACGATGCAGGCGAACTTATACTAAAGCCGCAGCGGCCGCAGAACCGCGAGTTCTCCGGCAGGCGC
Proteins encoded in this region:
- a CDS encoding DUF4190 domain-containing protein; its protein translation is MKQCPKCRRTYTDADLNFCLDDGELLLVQAVEPGTFRDDSPPTLMINDVRSTNPTGWPSQPTPGPISPAPWQGQQMQYPMQMAPTQTLPVVSLCLGIASVTVGWCCWSGVLLSPAAVITGIIALSQIKNDPQRYTGKGLAMAGLITGGAFIAVAILIFVLYGAAIFLGGIR
- a CDS encoding protein kinase produces the protein MRVSLNVIAGPQTGRSFSFDQHDTFMIGRGEDSQFCLPEDRFFSRHHCIIEIAPPQAFIRDLGSTNGTFVNGLRVDTAYLKSGDRIQGGETVLEVEVIADQIGSGTVEDPFLKTATSLVAVKCLNCGAPESVEASAADDKLTYVCEACRERLKDNPQPVPHYQMIRLLGKGGMGSVMLARAEKDGRAVAIKTLLPEVAVSEQSLKRFMREIEVAASLRHPHIVSYIEHGTHNGMVYLVSEFVAGMDAAQMAKHHGGRLNWREAVQIIEQTLAALQFAHELGFVHRDIKEQNILIEGRYPNSVAKLTDFGLSKSFKQTGMSGVTMVGDVAGTIAYMPPEQVRDFKEVRPPSDIYAVGMTAYSLITAAHALDISPKAGISETVRAIFEKPIIPMAQRVPDIPPKVAAIIETALAKQVEHRWSNAGAMREALLNAASEHE
- a CDS encoding SIS domain-containing protein, with product MSLMLEEIAEQPAVLERTIEAERGKAAKLGAYLKERSINLIVLVARGSSDNAAQFGRYLLEVTTGIPVSLAAPSVITLYDGKLDLKNALVIGVSQSGEGTDINTFLVEAKESGAFTLAITNEEASAMATIADETLLIHAGRERSVAATKTYSGQMLHFYLLASALSGKELGVDRIPEFASSAFSLESSVRWLVDRYTFMENCVVVGRGMNYGNAYELALKLMETCYVVAERFSTADFFHGPLAIVERRFPVIMFAPSGRTRSSSLDLLTNLASLHADCLSITNDKDIAEASPSCLKLSEDIPELLTPIPFIIPAQMFAAYLSAAKGLDADAPRSLKKVTKTL